The genome window AACTGGGCGTGGGAGCTCGTGTGTAGGCTCAGGGAGGCAGTAGGACACACGTGGGGCATCGGGGCAGATGTGCTGCATTTCCTCTCCATGACCCTCAGGTCCATTAATAAGAAGCCCAAGGCCCTCGAGAACCCCCTGCAGGGTGTGGATGGGACACCTGAGAGTCTGGCAACCTCCAGCCCACTTCCCTGCAACCAGAACAGCCGATGCCCAGAGGAGAAACCTAAGGAGTCAAGTCCTGTAAAGGACCCAGTGGGCCCCTTTCAGCTGCTGGGGTCCCTGGAGCCCTGCCTTGGCCTGGCCAGGGACGGGGTGGAGTGCAGCCAAGAGAGTGGCAAAGTCGAGAATAGGGTCAAGGGGGCTTGTAAGCCCCGTTGGAACTTTGAGCAGATCTCCTTCCCCAACATGGCGTCAGATAGCCGCCACACCCTCTTGCTtgccccagccccagagctgcTCCCGGCCAATGTCACTGGGCGGGAGACAGACGCTGAGTCCTGGTGCCAGAAGCTGAACCAGCGGAAGGAGAAGCTCTCCAGGAGGGAACAGGAGAAACAGGCAGAGGCCCAGCACTTCCAGGAGGACATAAACTCAGATCCCGAGGTGCAGCGCTGCTCCAGCTGGAGGGAGTACAAGCACCTGCTGCAGAAGCGGCACCTGCAGAAGACCCAGAGCTGCCTCCCACACCTGTGGGACCAGCCCGTCAGCCCCTTGCTGAGTCCCAGCCAGGCAAACTCCCCAGGTACCTTCTCACCCTGCCATAGCCTCAGAAACCACAGGCAGCTGAGGAATCACAATACTTTGAAAGGGCACAGATTTAACCACAAGTGATTGAGGCTTAAGATTGAGAATGCAACCCACAAGTACAGTCCATTCTCCTCAGAAACAGCAAAGGGACCCATGTGGGAAGTTTAGAAATGGCGAGTCAGTGGCCAAGGAGAGGTGAAGAGAAGTGAAAACTACAACCAcatgtttaaaattataaatcagaTGCACATGAGTGGCTCTGCCACCAACTAGCTCTGGTTCCTTGTCCTCCCAACTCTGCTAGAGGGGAACAAAGAGATGCCACCTTGACCAAATAAAAGGAAAGCTTACTGTATGCCCTACAAATAGGGAACTAATAGGGCAAGGACAGTATTAACATATTCAGAACCACTTAAAATCCAGATGGGGACAGGTAGATTTGAGGTAACTAGGGTTGCCAAATCAGTTGAATTTGAATTTGAGATAAACAgctttttttagtatattccagatattgcatgggacatacctATGCGAAGAAAACATTTACGTCTTCTGAATCTGGCAACCTTGAACTAGATGGCAGATTCAGAAATGTCAGGGGAGCCTGTAATGGTTGACTCCTCTCCCCAGTGCCTTATTTTTACTGTCCTTTTAGCCACAGTCCTTCAGCATATCTCTGTGCTGCAGACCACACACCTTGCTGATGGAGGTGCCCGGTGAGTTTCCAGGAAGTGCCTGACTCCACAGTACTTTGGCTGCCAGCAGGAGTTGGCAGCTGGGATTTGACTCCTTAAGTTGGGCATTTGCTGGGGGATCACTTCAGGAACCCTTCCCTACACTCTGGCTACTATTCATGTGTGTttaggggagagggagaggtggaTTTATCCCCAGGGCTCTGACATAGGCAGCCAAACCTCCCCCTGTTCCTCAAGTGGCACCTCACAGCAGGATCTCAGTTCTCGTGCAGGCagctggagggggaggggaaaggtggcatggaaagaaaagaagggagtcCCTGTTTCCTAAGGTTTCTCACTCTATCCTCAGGCTTTTGGAGAAGTCTAAGGGCTTGGAGATCAGCTTTGATGTTTACCAGGCTGATGCGGTGGCCACATTCCGAAAGAACAACCCTCGCAAGCCCTATGTCCGGATGTGCATTAGTGGGTACGAGACCAGCCAGTGCTACCCAGGTTGCTGCCAGTTCTTGTGTAAACCACTGGGACCTCCTCTCTGTGCCCTGGCCAGTGTGCCAGTCTGAGAGGAACGAGCGGTCCAGAGAGATGTGACTCATGCAAGCCCACAGCCCGTTAGTGCTATGGGAACCCAAGTCTCCCAGTTTGGCTCTCAAACTTGGCATTTTTGAGTGTAGTGTCTCTCCTGTGCCACTTTCGTCTGGGCTCACCCAGCAGGAGTGTGAGTCAATGGTGGAACCTCACTCTTCCTAGCCCCTTACCCAACCAGGGCTCTGGGACTCTGCTGAACTTAACAGAATCATGAAATTTGCAGATGGGAGAGCCCAGCGACCAGACTTCTCACACCCCTGACTCCTGTCTTACAATCTCTCTTCCCTGGGAGCCTCAGAGGGCTGGGGTCTCAAAGCTGATGGGTGGGCTATGTCAGGTCTCAGCCTAACCTTTATCCCCGCAGATTTGATGAGCCAGTCCCAGACCTCTGCACTCTCAAGCGGTTGTCCTACCAGAGCGGGGATGTTCCTCTGATCTTTGCCCTGGTGGATCACGGGGACATCTCCTTCTACAGCTTCAGGGACTTCACGTTGCCCAGGGATCTGGAACACTGACTACGCAACTCTGGCAGGCCTGGGGCCTATTCTGAGGGACCTGGACTGTCTACTCTCAGGGACCATATCTCAGCTGCCTCCTACACCCAGACTCTGACCTGTAGCTTCAGGGGCGAGTCTGGACCTTGGCCCTGGGTGTCTGATACTTGCAGGAGAGCAAAGCCACGCCCCCCTACCTGGCTGCTGCGGCATTCTAAGCCCCAGGCCTGAGCTTGCTGCCCTGCAGTGATCCCCCTTGGAACTCAGGAGACCCAGCAAGGTGCAGCAGAAGAGAGGACTCTGTGCCTTTAAAAGAAAGGTGCCTGTTAACGCGATAAAGCCaaagctattaaaaaatagaCCCCTTTTCGGCTGTGGCTGGATATACTGGAAAAGTCTCCCAATCCCCTTGTCCGTGGAACTGGCCTCCAGGCCCTCACCCCTGCTTTATCCACCCACAACGCTGCTTTTTCTGACGCAGGAGCTAAGACAAGCCCGCAGGAGGGCAGAAGTGCGACCCTGCACCTTCCGCGGGAGGGAACGGGAAGTCACAGACCTCTCTGGGTGGCTTGGCTTTCTGAGGGTAGTCCGAGAAGGGAAGCTGGCGCCCCGTCGGCTCCACCTGAACGCAGCCGGGTCCGGGTAGAAGGGCAGCAGAGAAGCGCCATGACTGTGGCTTGAACCCTGGTGGCTTAAGAGGTGTGCTGTGGAGCGCGCCGTTGGCTCGGGTGGCGGGCCTGGCCCCCACGCCCTTTCTGCTCCCGTCTCTCGTCGCTCCAACCCCCTCCCTCGTGCTCAAAACTCCAGTCGTCGCTGCTGTACAACGCAGAAAGGGTAAGGTGGTCCGGGCTTGGAACCCTTGCCTCTGCCACCTCGCTGTCGGGTCCTGAAACCTGGCCCCGGGACTGCCGGCCACCCTCTCAGATTGGGTTGGGCGCTCTGGCAGAGCTGGCCGGACTATGCTCCTCCCTCAGCCGCTCCGGGCCGGTCCGTGGGAGGGACGGTTCCCCTTCGCGCTCAGGCCTGGGAGGTGGCCCAGGGCCGCCGCGCGTTCCGGGAACTATTTCCTCCGGGAGGCGGCAGAACACAAGGCGCGGCGCACTGGTCCGCCACCAGGTACGCGCAGGTGAGGCGGAGGGCGGACCGGGAACGCCTCTTGCATATTCACGCAGGCCGGAGGTCCCGCCCCTGCCCGCCGGAGCCGCGGATTGGCTTAAGCGCGGCGCCCGCCCCCCAAGTGCGCCCCCGCCCGATCGGCGCAGGGCtgaggggcggggccgggcccGGCGCTCGCGGTTCCGCTGAAACGGCTGGCTCGCCCTTTATGTAAATACGGCGGCTCCGCCCCCTGCTCGCAGAGCCGGAGGTGAGCAGGAAGGAGACTGCCGCGCAGCAGCCCCCGGGCCCGCGGTAGAGGGGGCAGAGCCGGTGGCAGCGCCGAGGGACTCCGAGGCCTCGGGCGGGGGCCGGCCTGGAGTTCCAGGTGAGGCGCGGGCTGGAACGAACCTGAGCAGGCCCGCCCCCTGGGGCGCCCGCTACTTCGGGAGGGAAGCAGCGGAGGGCCAGGACCCCTGGCTTACCGGGGTCGGGCGGGGAGGGCTGCGCCCAGGTCCGCCCGCCTCGCCCTAGATCCCGTTGCTCCGTGTCTCTGGGCTATAGACACCTGTGGAAAGTGCGGCTGAGAACTTTTCTCTGCCTGATCCGCCCGCGATCACAGTGAGTTTCGGGTTTGCACGATAGGTGTTGGCTTTGGGGAGCGGGGAAACAGGTGTCCAGCCCTGCTGGGTGCGGGGGTCGCTGCAGGCGGAGATGGAGTCCCCGGCCCCACGTGTTAACTCTCCTTGGCCCGAGAGGTGGACGACGCATGTCTCTGGGGGTCCTCTCCGCGAGCGGTGGCCTGAGCACGTTACCTCGGCGGCTTAGCCCCTGCCGCTGCCATCTGGACTCTCTCCCTGCCGGCCTTTTGTGCCTCCTAATCCCTGGACGCAGGAAGCCCGCGGGAGGGACTTTGGTCTCTGGGCCTTTTCGGCCTCGGGCCGCTTTGAACACCTTTAGGGGACGGTACTGAGATCCAGTTGTGTTTTCTACAACAACAGGGGGAGGAATTACGTTGTGGTGCGTTGTGGTACGTTGGGACTTGGTAAGGAGTGAAAGCTTTTGTCTGAGCAAAGAAAAGTGTGCAAAGTTTGCTCTGGCTGGACGCTTCCTAGACACACTGATCTTTGGCTGTGGGGACAACTGACTGTAACTAGAAGCTCGTTTGGCTCCCTGAGGCTCTCACCTGAGATAGGTGAGCTTTGGGTGAGGCAGGCGGGGCTTAGACGCAACCCCCGTTCCCATGGGGATCCATGTACCAGATGCAGGGCATTGTAATATGGCTCTAGGGACCCTCCGAAGAGTTTACAACTCAAGGTCCTGTCAGGCTGCAGAGGGGATTTTGAGCAGGAAGAGGAGCTGGGAGAGAATGAGTGCATCAGGGATCCAGGAAGCCCCAGGTGGGAAGAGCGGAGTGGCAGTTCAAGAGCTGTGGCCTAGTGCAGGGGGAACCAGGGTCAGAAGTGGCTTGTGAGGAAGACAGCTGAGTCTGTATGAGCTGAGGCcctgaaagggtcctgggagaggtaGTCCAACTTCTTTATTGAATGGAATTAGGATTTGGTTTTCTTAAGAGATCTGCCCACAGTGCCCTCTTAAGGCAGTCAAGACTCAAACCCAGCTCTGGGACTCTGATCAGGCCTTGCTCCTCCTCCCAAACCTAGACTGGGCCAGTCTCTGAGGGCCAGTGGCCAGTTTCCAGAGTCTGTGGTCATTCTGCATCCCTGGTCTTCCTTGAGGCAGTGGAGTGTCATCTTTAATGACAGATTAACTAGGAGAGGCTCCTCTGGGTGTGGGGACAGGGAAGCTGCTAGGTACCTGCTAGGTATACTTTATGGAAGGtataaaatgagggaaaaatgtACCCTTTGCCTCACAGTCTTTTTCCTCAAACAGTCCTTACTCTGCCATCTAGTTAAATTTTCTAGTATCCTTTCAGACACTAGGTGTAGTTTTGAATCAGGCCTTGCCAATTTCTTGCTGCATGACCTTGGCTTGGTCACTTAACCAAGCCACAGTGAGCCTTGTTTTTACAGATGtaacaggaagatgaaaaaatgtGTCATAAACATGTgtggcctggcacatagcaggcaccAGGTGAGGGTGAGTTTAATTTCTTCACAACATGAAAAGCATGGGCATTTGCAGGCCCTTGGGCATATGCCTGGGCCTTGTGAAGGCACCTGATGGGTTTTGAGGGAATTTGGCTTTTCTGTCCAGAAATCAGCTGAGAGATCATGGTTTTTTGAAAGCCTGTAGGGGTCAGCACTTCAAAAGTGAGGATGTTTCTCTTTGAAAGTGGTGGGACAGAGGTAGAGGACAGTGGCCTCTCCTAACCTCATCTTGTGTTCTAGTGGCTCCTGGAACTTCCTCCGCTCTTTGGAGGACCAGGAGTGAGGCCTGATAGCCAGACCCCAGCTGAGGCCTTTGCATGTATGTGTAAGGGGCAGGTTGCGAAACTAGCCTGCTCTGCTTTCTGCACAGGGCAGGCCTGGCTGTGTATATTTAGTGCCCTGTTGGGGATGGAGAGAGGGGAGCCAATTCCTGCATCTGTTATCATTAAGATTTTCTGGGAACCCCACAGTGCTTCATTTCAACCTTTTTTAGGAAAGGGATGTCCTTTCCTGCCAGGACTTCCTGGCATAGAGACCTTCCTTCCCATAGAGAAAGTGTGCCTGGAGCTGGACCGTTTGGAGCCTCTGCCATACCATTGGTATGTGACCCCCTCATCTACCCATTGGACACACTGAGCATCCCAGGCAAGAGTCTCCAGCAGTAACACAGGGTTTTCTGAAGGGTTATTCagtctttctggtgtttttccaTATGTCAGAGGCAGCTGTTGAGACACCTGAGCTGGGGG of Manis javanica isolate MJ-LG chromosome 4, MJ_LKY, whole genome shotgun sequence contains these proteins:
- the TSEN54 gene encoding tRNA-splicing endonuclease subunit Sen54 isoform X2, with amino-acid sequence MEPEPESCSVEVPAGRVLSARELLAARSRSHKLPQHSHGPKDFLPDGSAAQAERLRLCREELWQLLAEERVERLGSLVAAEWRPTEGFVELKSPAGKFWQTMGFSEKGRQRLHPEEALYLLECGSIQLFHQDLPLSIQEAYQVLLSEDTVTFLQYQVFSHLKRLGYVVRRFQPRQLNLDGSAQYLEDRNGKRKRRSCTCRSINKKPKALENPLQGVDGTPESLATSSPLPCNQNSRCPEEKPKESSPVKDPVGPFQLLGSLEPCLGLARDGVECSQESGKVENRVKGACKPRWNFEQISFPNMASDSRHTLLLAPAPELLPANVTGRETDAESWCQKLNQRKEKLSRREQEKQAEAQHFQEDINSDPEVQRCSSWREYKHLLQKRHLQKTQSCLPHLWDQPVSPLLSPSQANSPATVLQHISVLQTTHLADGGARLLEKSKGLEISFDVYQADAVATFRKNNPRKPYVRMCISGFDEPVPDLCTLKRLSYQSGDVPLIFALVDHGDISFYSFRDFTLPRDLEH
- the TSEN54 gene encoding tRNA-splicing endonuclease subunit Sen54 isoform X1; amino-acid sequence: MEPEPESCSVEVPAGRVLSARELLAARSRSHKLPQHSHGPKDFLPDGSAAQAERLRLCREELWQLLAEERVERLGSLVAAEWRPTEGFVELKSPAGKFWQTMGFSEKGRQRLHPEEALYLLECGSIQLFHQDLPLSIQEAYQVLLSEDTVTFLQYQVFSHLKRLGYVVRRFQPSCILSPYERQLNLDGSAQYLEDRNGKRKRRSCTCRSINKKPKALENPLQGVDGTPESLATSSPLPCNQNSRCPEEKPKESSPVKDPVGPFQLLGSLEPCLGLARDGVECSQESGKVENRVKGACKPRWNFEQISFPNMASDSRHTLLLAPAPELLPANVTGRETDAESWCQKLNQRKEKLSRREQEKQAEAQHFQEDINSDPEVQRCSSWREYKHLLQKRHLQKTQSCLPHLWDQPVSPLLSPSQANSPATVLQHISVLQTTHLADGGARLLEKSKGLEISFDVYQADAVATFRKNNPRKPYVRMCISGFDEPVPDLCTLKRLSYQSGDVPLIFALVDHGDISFYSFRDFTLPRDLEH